A window of Solidesulfovibrio fructosivorans JJ] genomic DNA:
ACCGCCGCCACGGGGAGAACAATTTCAGCGCCAACCCCCTGGTCGGGGCCGTAAACGCCCTGGGCGACGTGTCGAAGCATCCGCCCCACGACGCCTTTCGCCAGGCCATCATCGCCCATGTGCTGGCCCATTACGACAGGTTCAAACCCATTTTCGGGCCCCAGGGCCTGCTGGTCATGCTCTACCGGCTGGCCCGCTACGACGAGATGCGCCGCATCCTGGCGGAGCACGGGGACAAGTTCGCGCCCTGCGGCCGGGGGCTTTTGCGCCGCTACGTCCGGTTTCGCCTGACGCGCTTCGCCTATGACCGCAGCCCCTTTGACGCGCGGCTCATGGTCATCGATCCGCCCCAGACCGCCTTTGTGCCGCCGCCGCCCGTTCCGGGCCGCATCTGGCTCGGCCGGCTGCGCCATTGGCTGGGGACGCTTTTCGCGGGAGCGCAACCGACACCGGAGGCTTGTCGCCATGGAAGTTGATCCGTTGGTGGTGGGGCTTATCATGGCCCGGGGCGGCGGCTCCACCCTCTACCGGAAAAACGCTTTCCGGCTCCACGGGAAGCCGGTCCTGGCCTGGGCCATCGACATCCTGCGGCGGGCGGGCTTTGTCGACACGGTCTTCGTCTGGACCGAGGATGCGGAACTGGCGGCCATCGCCCGGGAGGCCGGGGCCGTGGCCCTGCCGCGCCCCAAGGACATGGTGCATTATTTCGGCGGCAGCTGGACCGCCGGCGAGTGGAGCCGCACCCAGGACCGGCAGATCGCGGATCATCTGGGCCGGCCGTACGACATTGTGGTGCCGCTCAATTGCAATTGCGTGTGCCTGCGGCCGGAGAGCCTGCGGACCATGTACGATCTTTTGCGCCGGAGCCGGGGCCGTGTGTTTCGCGTCCAGGCCGTCAGCCGTGTGGCCGGAGGGCTGTGCCTGGAGCATCCCGCCAACGGCCGGCTTTTTCCGGTCTGGAACGACACGGACCGGACGCCGGACGCCAACCCGCCGCTTTTCCGCATGGTCGGCGCGGCCGTGGTCGACCGGGCCATGCCCAATGCCGGCGACATCGCCACCCGCTACCACGAGGTGTCGCCCCGGGAGGGGTTCGACTTCCAGCACGCGGACGACATCCCCTTTGCCCTGCATTACCTGGCCGACCGGGCGCGGGAAGAGGGGGCGTCATGAATACGTCCGCCGTCATTTTGGCCCTGTCCTGGCTCGAGCCGGGCCTTGCCGCGCTCTGGGACCGGCAACTCGCCGGGGAGGGAATCCTTTCCCGGGCGGCGCGGCATTGCCGGGAAAGCGGGGTCGTGGACGCGCTGTGCGTGCTCACCGACGTGCCGGCGATCGCGGCGGCGGGGGAGGCGATCGGGGCCAGGACCATGGCCTGCCCGGAGTTTTTCCGGGGGCATCCCTTCAATTTTCTCAATATCGAGGGCCAGAACCTGGCCCGGGAATTCGACCTGACCCTGGAAATCGGGACCCAGGCCGACCTGACCTTTTTTTTGCCCTGGAACATGCCCTTTTTAGGCGGACGGATGCTGGAAAAGATGTACCATATTTTGCTCGAGGACCCGCTGACGGCGCGGCTTTTGCCTATGCGGCCCGTCGATCCGCAGCTCATGGCCCACGTTGCCGGCGGCGGGGAGTTTTTCCCGATCTGGTTGCACAAGACCGTGGACCGCCAGCTGATCCCGCAACTGCACCGGCCGGCCCCGGCCTGCCTGACCCACTGGAGCCGGGCTTTTGCCGGCATCCCCAAGGTGGCGGGGCTTCCCGGCGACAAGATCTTCTGTTTCCGGGTGCGGGAGGAGGCGGACGTTTCCCTGGCCGCGTTTCTGGAAGACTACCGATTGGGCCAAGGGGGCCGGGATGGGGAGTCGGCGCGATGAACATCCACGACAGGATCGCGGCCGCGCGCGATGCCGATGAGGCCGGGTCGCCCGTTGTCCAACCTGGGGCGTTGGAGGATCCGCGTCTTTTTGCCGTCCCGGTGACGCGCCCCCGGGTGAGCTTCGTTCTCACCAGCTACAATTACGGCCGCTATATCACCGACTGCCTGGCTTCCGTGGCCGGCCAGGACTACGACAACTGGGAATGCATCGTGGTCGACGACGCCTCCACGGACGATTCCGTGGCCCGGGTGCGGGCGTTTCTGGCCAGCGCCGCCGCGCCCGAACGCTTCAGGTTCATCGAGCGCCCGGCCAACGGCGGCCAGATGGAGGCCTTCCGCCACGGCCTGGCCCGGGCCACGGGCAGTTTCGTGGTCATGCTCGACGCCGACGACGTGCTGTTGCCCGATTTCCTGACCGCCCACATGCGGGCGCACCTCGCCGTGGCCACGGTGGCCATGACCAGCACCAACCAGTACCAGATAAACGGCGCGGGCGAGGTGATCGCCGGGCAGCACATGGACCACCAGTCCAAGGGTTATTTCCGCCACGTGCGCCAGACGAGCTTCCAGAAGGGCTTCTGGGTCTGGGCCACGTCCAGCTCCATGGTATTCCGGCGCAGCACCGTGGAGCGCGTCATGCCCCGGGACGGGACCACATTCCGCATCTGCGCGGACTATTACATCGCCCATTTCTGCCATCTGCTCGGCGATTCGCTCCTCGTGCCCACCATCCACGGCTGCTACCGCCGGCACGGAAAAAACAATTTCGGCTCCAACCCGGTGCTCGGCAACATCAACAGCGTGGGCGATCTGGACAAGCATCCGCCCCACGACCTTTTCCGGCAGACCATCATCCGCCACGTGTGCGACAACAGAGACCTGTTCTATCCCATCTTCATGGGCAAGGGACTGGTCCGGTTCCTTTTGCGTCTGGCAAGGCCCGCCGAGCTGCCGGAGCTGGTGGCCCGGTATCCCGAGATTTTTCCCCGCGCGACAGCCCATTACCTGTGGCAGGCGACGCGGGCCGCCTGGGCGCGCTCACGCACGCCGGTCAGCGAGAAATTCAAGATTCTGCCGGTCGCGGCGGCGCGGGGCGACAGGCCCGGCACAGCCCAACCGGATGGGAGGCAGGCGACATGATTCCCCTTTCGCGGATGCAGATCATCCAGATCGACGTGACCAATGCCTGTCACAACCGCTGCTCCAATTGCACGCGGCTGGTCGGGCATCATCGCGAGCCGTTTTTCATGGACATGGACACGTTTCGGCGCGCCGTTGATTCGCTGGCCGATTTTCCCGGCGTCGTCGGCATGATCGGCGGCGAACCGCTTATGCACCCGGACTTCGCCGCCATGGCCGAATATCTGGCTTCGGTCGTCCCGGACCGCAAACGCCGGGGCTTGTGGTCCACCGTGCCGAAGGCCTTGGGCCAAAAATACGGAACGCTGATCCGCGAGGTGTTCGGCTACCAGTCGTTTAACGACCACAGCCTGGACAAGATCCTGCACCAGCCCGTGCTGGTGGCGGCGCGGGAAGTCGTCGCCGATCCCAAGAAAATGTGGCGGCTCATCGACGACTGCTGGGTGCAGCGCTACTGGTCGGCTTCCATCACGCCCAAGGGCGCCTTTTTTTGCGAAGTGGCCGCAAGCCTGGACATGCTTTTCGGCGGCCCGGGCGGCTGGCCCGTCGAGCCCGGCTGGTGGAAGCGCGTTCCCGGGGATTACGACGAGCAGATGCGGCAGGCCTGCCCGCATTGCGGCTGCGCCATCGCGCTGCCGCGCCGGCCGAGCGCGCAGGGCATCGACGACGTGAGCCCGGGGAACCTGCGCCGGCTCACGGCCCTTGGTTCGCCCAAGGTGGCGGCCGGCAAGGTGGAGGTCTTCCACGGCGGCCTGGAAGCCGACTGGCACCCGGGGCCCAACTGGTACATGTCCGACATCGAGCGCGGCGAGGAACTGGCCTGCCGGGCGCGCATCGCCCGGCGTCTCGAGGCTGGGGAGGCGGCCGGGGCGACGGAGGACCGGACATGAACGCGCCGGCACGCCTCCCCACGACGAAACAGCGCTCCCTGACCAGGCGCGGCGTGGTCTGGCTGGGCCAGACCTGCAACCTGCGCTGCCGGTTCTGCTATTTCCAGACGCGCATCGAAGCCAAGGACCATCCCGAACATCCTTTCATGAGCCTGGAAAAAGCGATCGCCATCGCCGACACGCTGCGCGGGCATTACGACAATCGGGCCATCGACATCCAGGGCGGCGAACCCACCATTTTCCCGGGCATCGAGCGCCTCTGCGAGCACTGCGCGGGCATCGGGCTGACGCCGACGCTCATCACCAACGGTCTGGCCCTGGCCAATAGGCAGTCCTGCCGGCGTCTGGTCGAGGCCGGCGTGCGCGATCTGCTCGTCAGCGTCCACGGCCTGGGGGACAGTTACGACGACGTGGTCGGCGTGCCCGGGGCGCACAAGAAGCAGATGGAGGCCTTGTCCAATTGCCTGGATGTGGGGCTGCCGGTGCGGTTTAATTGCGTGCTGACGCGTTCCGCCCTGCCGCAGCTTGTCGCCGTGGCCGCCCTTGCCGCCGAGGTCGGGGCGCGGGTGGTCAATTTCATCGCCTTCAATCCCTTCGAGGACCAGCAAACCGGCGAGCGTTCCCGCAAGGACGTGCCGGCCTACGGCGAGGTCACGCCGCCCCTGGTCAAGGCCCTGGACAGCCTGGAGCGCGCCGGCATCGAGGCCAACGTGCGCTATTTCCCCCTGTGCCAGGTGCCGGACGCCTATCGGAAAAACATCTACGATTTCCAGCAGCTCCCCTACGACTCCCACGAGTGGGACTACGCCTCCTGGTCCTGGACGGACATGAAGCCCCAGCGCATGCGCGACGGCGGGCTGTCGCCGCTTATAACCCTGCGTGAGGCCAACCTGCGTTCGCCCCTGTACCGGGCCATCCCGGCCGAAGTGTCCGAGCGTTTCACGACCGAGGAGCTCTACCGGGAAAACGCCCGCATCCGGGCCGTGGAGCACTGCGGCTACAGGTACGCCCCGGCCTGCGAGGCCTGCGGCGCGCGGGGCATCTGCGACGGCTTCCACGGCGATTACGCCTCGTTTTTCGGCTTTGGCGAGGCCGCGCCCATCGAAACGCCCGCGCCCATCACCGATCCGAAGCACTATATCGACGCCCAGGACAAGATCGTCGATTGAGGACGCGGCGGCAAAGGACAGGCAGGTCATGACCGGCGTCACCCACAACGCGTGCCCCATCTGCGGCGGCGCCTTCGATATCGTGGCCGTCAGTTCCCACATGCGGCGCATTGCCCGCTGCCGGGACTGCCGCCACGCCTTCGTGCAGAATCCGCCGTCCCGGGAGGCGCTTTTCGCCTGGTTCCAGGGCGAGTCCTACTTTGCCGACAACTACAACCGGCAGGGGATTTTCTCCCTGGAAGACGATGCCCAGTGGGAAGGCTGGCTGGCCGGGCGTTTCGACGAGCTGGAGTGGTACATTCCCGAGGCGGGGCTCGCCTCCGGGCCGCCGCGCCGGGTGTTCGAGGTGGGCTGCCTGGAGGGGCGGCTTGTCGACGCGCTGGCCCGCCGGGGGCATGCGGTCGCCGCCTGCGACATCAACGAGACCATGACCCGGCGGGGGAGGAGGGCTTTCGGCCGGGACATCCGCACCGGCACGGTGGGCCGCTGCGCGCCGCCGCTTGGGGCTTTCGACGTGGTGCTGGTCTATTTCGTGCTCCAATACGAACCGTGCCCGCAGACAGCGTTCGCCTCGTGGATGCGCCTGCTCGCCCCGGGCGGCCGGATCTTCTGCATCTTCCCCGTGGGCGAGAGCTCCCGCGTCGACCCCGTCGGGCTGCATTTTTTCTCCCGCGCCTCGCTGACGCGGCTGGCCCGGACCCACCTGTACGATTACCGTCTGACCGTCGTTGCCGAGGACCGGCCCGGCCGCAAGGAGCACAAGGCCGTGCTGGTCGGTTCCAATCCCGCTTGAGCCTTTTCCCGGTCCCTGACGTTTTTTTGGGGTGTGGCGCTACCGCGCCTTGGCCAGGCTTCGTCGGAAAAGGGCCAGGGCAAGCAGGAAAAAGCCCGCGCCGATGGCGGCCATGGCGACGAAGTTGGGCCAGACCAGCGAAAATCCCGCCCCGCGATAGAGGATCGCCTGGGCCAGGCTCACGAAATGCGTGGTCGGGGCCAGCTGCATGATGTCCTGGACGAGCTCCGGCATGCTCTCCCGGGGGCTGATGCTGCCGGAGAGGATTTCCAGCGGCAGGATGACCAGGATCATGGACAGCCCGAGCTGGGGCATGTTGCGGGAAATGGTGCCCAGAAAGACGCCGATGCAGGACGTGGCGTAAAACTGGAGCAGCGCGCCGCTAAGGAAAAGCGGCACCGATCCGGCCAGCGGCACGCCGAGCGCCCCGCGTACCACGAAGGCCAGCGACAAGGCCACGGCGGTCACCACCACGAAGCCCATGGACCATATCTTGGCCACCAGGATCTCCACGGCCGCAATCGGCATGACCAGCAGATGCTCCAGGGTGCCGCGCTCGCGTTCGCGCACCAGCGCCGCGCCGGCCAGGAGAATGGAGAGCAGGGTGATGTTGTTGATGATCTCCATCACGCTGCCGAACCAGGAACTGGTCAGGTTGGGGTTGAACTTGACCCGCACGGCAAGCTCCACGGGCGTTGCCGCCGCGCCGCGCCGGCGCTGGACGAATTCGCGCACCGCGCCGGCGATGATGTTCTGGATGTAGCTTGCGCCGATGTAGGCTTGCGACATCATGGTGGCGTCGATGTTGACCTGGATGTCCGGTTGCCGGCCGGCCAGGACGTCGTGTTCGAAGTCCGGCGGGATATCGAGCACGAAGATGAAGCGCCCGGCGTTAAGCGCCGGGTCCATCTCGTAGGACGCGATGCGGCGCGGCGTCTTGAAATACGGCCCGTAAAACGACTGGGTGATGCGCACGGACAGCGACGAGTCGTCCTCGTCGACAATGGCGATGGGCGCGTTGTGCAGCTCCTGCGAGGTGGCCCGGGCCACCACGTAGATGCCGCCGGTAAAGACCCAGACGATGACCACCAGCAGCACCTTGTCGTGCCACAATCCCCACAGCTCCTTGATCCCGAGGCGGTATACGTTGCGCAGGCGACGCATGGTCATTTCTCCTGCTTGGGCAGCAGCCAGACGCTGACGCCGGTCAGCGCCGGCACATAGGCGCAAAGGACCAGGAAATCCGGCATAAGATCGCGCAGCGACAGGGCCTTGGTGAAAATGCCCCGGCTGATGTTGAGGAAGTAGGTGGCCGGATACACGGTGCCGATAAAGGCCCCCGGTCCTTGCAGCGCCGCGACCGGGGTGGTCAGTCCGGAAAAGGTGATGGTGGCCAGAAGCGTCGTGATGGCGGCCACGGCCAGGGCGGCGATCTGGGTCCGGGTGAAGGCGGAGACCAGCAGCCCGATGCCCGTGGTCACCATGACGAAGGCCAGGCCGGTGAGCGTCAGGGCGGCGAAGCTGCCCTTGACGGGCACGTGGAAGGCGAAAACGGCCAGAGCGCACATGCCGAAAAAGCTGACCATGCTCACGGCCGCGTAGGGCAGTTGCTTGCCGAGCAAAAATTCCACCCGGGTCACCGGCGTGACGTAGAGGTTGACGATGGAGCCCAGCTCCTTTTCCCGCACCACGCCGAGGGCTGTCATGATGGCCGGGATGAAGACCAGAAGGAGCGGGATGACGGCAGGGACCATGGCGTAGAGACTCTTGAAATCCTGGTTGTAGCGGTAGCGCACCTGGACGCCGGACGCGGCCTGTGCGGATGCCGCGCCGCTTTGGCGGGCCAGGTTTGCCAGATACAGGCCGTGCACGCCCTCCACGTAGCCGCGTATGGTCTCGCCGCGAAAGGGCATGGCCCCGTCCACCCAGACGCCGATGGTCGCCTTGCGCCCGCGCCGCACGTCCCGGCCGAAATCCGGGGGAATCTCCAGGGCCACGCTCAGATCGCCCGTGGCCATGCGCCGGTCCATGTCCCGCGTGTCGGCCAGGGGGGGGAGTTCCTTGAAATACCGCGAGCCGCTGAAATTGCGGATGTAGTCCCGGCTCTCGGGCGACTGGTCCCGGTCGAGGACCGCGAAATGCAGGTTCTCCACATCGAAGGTGATGCCGTAGCCGAGGATGGCGAGCAGGATCACCGAACCCATAAGCGAGATGAGCAGCCGCACCGGGTCGCGCAGGATTTCCCGAAACTCCCGGCCGGCGTATGCGGAAAGGCGCATGAGGCTTAGTCCCGGGATGCGGGCCGGTCCGGCTTTCTCCGGCTCCGGTTGGGGCAGGGGAGCGGCGTCAGCCTTGTCCGGGGAGCCGGGGCCGGTCATCCCCGAGGCTTCCTCGAGGTAGTCGATGAAGGCCTCTTCCAGGGTGGCCTTGCCGCGAAGTCTGGCCAGGGTCGCCGGCGCGTCGCTGGCCAGGACCTTGCCCGCGTGCATGAGCGAGATGCGGTCGCAGCGCTCGCCTTCGTTCATGAAGTGGGTGGACACGAAGATGGTCACGCCCTGGTTGCGCGACAAATCGACGAGCAGTTCCCAGAAGCCGTCCCGGGCCACGGGGTCCACACCCGAGGTGGGCTCGTCGAGAATCAGCATCTCCGGGCCGTGGATCACGGCCACGGCCAGGGACAGGCGTTGGCGGATGCCGAGCGGCAGGCGCTCGGGCCGCTCGTCGGCGTAGGCGGTGAGGTTGAACCGCGTGAGCATCTCGCCCACGCGGGCCGGAATCTCGGCCCGGGGCATCTGGAAGAGCTGGGCGTGCAGGGTGAGGTTGTGGCGCACGGTCAGTTCTTCGTAGAGGGAAAAGGACTGGGTCATGTAGCCCACGCGCTTGCGCGTCGCCATGTCCCGGGTATCGACCGCCTTGCCGAAAAGGAGCGCCCGGCCCTCGGTCGGCGGCAACAGCCCGGTCAGCATCTTCATGGTGGTGGTCTTGCCGCAGCCGTTGGAGCCGAGAAAGCCGAAGATTTCGCCCCGGCGGATCTCGAAATTCACGTGGTCCACGGCGGTAAACGATCCGAAACGCATGGTCAGCCCCTCGGCCACGATGGCCGGCGGCTCGTCTTCCCGGGAGGCGAGGGGCGGCACCACCAGCCTCTTGTGCCCTTGCCGCCTGGATTCGGGCAGCAGACGGATAAAGGCCGTGTCCAGGTCCGGCGCGCCGGTACGGGAAAGCATCTCGGCCGGCGTCCCCGTGGCCAGGATGCGGCCGGCATCCATGGCCGCCAGCCAGTCGAAGCCCTGGGCCTCCTCCATGTAGGCCGTGGCCACCAGCACGCTCATGCCCGGACGGCCGGCGCGGATGCCGTCGATAAGCCGCCAGAACTGGCGGCGGGAAAGCGGGTCCACCCCGGTGGTCGGTTCGTCGAGCAGAAGCAGGTCCGGGTCGTGGATCAGGGCGCAACACAGCCCGAGCTTTTGCTTCATGCCCCCGGAGAGCTTGCCGGCGGCCCGGTCGCCGAAGGGGGCAAGGCCGGTGCTTAAAAGCAACCGGTCGATGCGTTGGCGGCGTTCGCGCGGGCCCAGGCCGAAAAGCCGGGCGAAAAAGTCCACGTTTTCGCGCACGGAAAGGGTCATGTACAGGTTTTTGCCAAGCCCCTGGGGCATGTAGGCGATGCGCGGGCAGACCGCGTCCCGGTGCTTGGCGTCGGCCATGTCGCCGCCAAGGACCTCCACCGTCCCCCGCTGGATGCGCCTCGCCCCGGACGCCAGGGCGAGCAGGCTCGATTTCCCCACCCCGTCCGGGCCGATGAGCCCGATCATGCGCCCGGCCGGGATGTCGAGGTCCACGGCGTCCAGGGCCACGACCTTGCCGTAGCGCAGTCCCACGCCGGTGAGCCGGACCGCGCCCGTCGGGGTCATGGCGCGGGCTCCCTCACTTTTACCACGGGCGGCACCTCGCGCGGCCAGGGGGCGGCGGGATCGAGACGCACGTAGGCCACGCCGGGCAGGCCCGTCTTCACCAGCTTGGCGTAGCGCCGCAGCAGCTCGGGCAGGATGTTGATCTTGATGCGAAACATCAGCTTTTCGCGCTCGGTGCGTGTCTCCACGGCCTTGGGCGTGAACTGGGCCTGGGGCGAGACGAAGGTCACCCGCCCGGGGATGGACAGATCCGGCCGGGCGTCGAGCACGATGCGCGCCTCGGCGTCGAGGGCCGTGCGTCCCACCTGGGAGGTGGGCAGAAAAAGGGTCATGTAGACGTCGGCAAGGTCGAGCAGGGTGACGACATGGCCGCCCACGCCGAGGACCTCCCCGGGCTCGGCCAGCCGGTAGAGCACCCGGCCGTCGATGGGCGCGGTCAGGGTGCAGTCCGCGATGTCGGCCCGGATCGTTTCGGCCTTGGCCCTGGCCGCCTCGATGGCCGCCTGGGCCTCCTCGACGCCGGCTGCGGCGGCTTCCAGGGCGGATTTGGCGGCGAAAAGCTGGGCCTTGGCCGCCTCGAGCAGGGCGTTGCTGGTCTCCCGGGCGGTCTGGTCCACGTCGAGCTTTTCGCGGGCCACGATGCCGCCGGTATGCAGCACCTTGGTGCGGCGCAGTTCGATTTCGGCCAGTTGGAGCTGGCTGGCCCGCTGGGCCACCAGGGCCTCGGCGGCGGCGATTTCGTTTTGGCGCTGGGCCACGGAGGCCGCGGCGCTGGCCTTTTTGTGCGCGGCCTGGAGGATGGCCGCCTGGGCCTCGCGCAGGTCGGCGTCGAGGACCTTGGTGTCGATTCTGGCCAGCACCTGTCCCACCGTGACGTCGTCGCCTTCCCGCACGGTCACGGCGGTCAGGCGTCCGGCCAGCTTGGTGGCGATATCCACTTCCGTGGCCTCGATACGACCGTTGCCCACGGCGAAAGCGCCGGCGAGGTCGCGGGGCTTGAGCTTGTACCAGGTGAAGACGCCCCCGGCGGCGAGGAGCGGGAGCAGGAGAAAGACGAGCCAGCGTTGGGACTTTTTTTGCGACATGGTTGTACTCCGTCGGCATCGTCCCGGAAAGGCTGCCAGTCGTTCCAAGGACAATGCCCTGGGACAGCCATGCAGCATTGTTTAAAAGTTACTATAATACGTATCTCGAAGCAATGTTCAAGAATCCCGGGAAAAATGGATCGGAGGAGTCCTTTGCCCGCTCATGGGAGTCCGGCCTGCCGCGCCCCCGCGTCCTTCGCGGAGCGGACCGTGTTTTCGTTGCCGTGCCTGCGGTGGTAGGCCCAGGGTGCGGCGCGGGATGACGGAGTCGAGGCCGCCGGCCTGCGCTTTTGGAGGCCGGGTGCAGGATTTTATACCCGCCGCAAAGGGGCGGATGGAAGAATTTCGCGACATTTGGCGAATCTCGCGGGCGGCCGCGGGAGGGGGCTAGCCCCGCGAAGGGCGCGGAAACGCTCGATCCGCGGCGATGGGGACAAACGTAAAATGAAAAAGGCTTTCTGGGAGCCACCCAAAAAGCCTTTTTCAAAAATGGTTTGTTCAGAGGAAGGATATTTCCTCTAAAGCAGGGAGCGTGCCAAAAGGCGACGATCGGTTTTGGGGGCCGTCTTCGTATGATTTCTCGGTGTGTTAGGGATGCTTGTCGGTCGCTGGCCTGCGGGGACCGGCCCTGCGTGGCGTACAGAATCCTTTACCCTGCCGGGAATGGCCACGAAAAGGGGACAAGGATTTATACCCGGCGCAGCCGGGAGCCAGGGGCAAGCGCTCATCGCCATTTCGTCTTGTCGAAGAGCCCTCGCTGGGAGAGTTCGTTTCGCTTGTATCGGTCGAAGTCGAAATGACCGGGGACGGTCGCACCGTCATAGCGATTGGCCGCTATGGCGAACATGGCTACCAGGGCGATAAGGCCCACGGCGAGGCTGATAAAGATCCATTCCATGCTCTTTACTAGCAGAGGAGATGGCGCGTGTCATCCACGGATGCGAAGGGGCCAGGAAGGTCGCCTGCGAAAAAAGACTTTTTTAACAAACTGTTAGACTTTATGGGTGGCGTCCTGGATGATTTTCATTGTCTCGGCCTTGCGCGACTCCAGGATGAGCAGGAACACCTCCGCGCCTTTTTGCCGCCGCTCCCACCATTCAGGATCGGCAAGGGCCAGGATCGCGTCGGCAACAGCGTCCCGCTTTTCCCGTGGCACGGACCGCAGCCGGGCCAGGCACAGCTCTTTCGCGTCGGCCTTCATGTCAGCCAGGGTGGCCCGCTTCGGGCTTTCCTTTTTCATGCGGCACATTAAAAGCTGTACGTTCCGGCAGTTGGCATAAGCGCACCACCTGCGGAACCGTTTTGATTGTTCCCAAGAGCTTGATTTAACATTGGTTTGATCCCTTCAAGATTCAGGTCCTCTTTGCTCGGTTTGTTGCTATGGTAGCTTAAGCGGGGGGAAGACTTGTATTCTGATGCCTTGGCGGTTGTTTTCGCGGCGGTATCGTTGCGTTGCGTATCATGAGATGGATTTTCGGCAAACGAAGCGGCTGCCGAAAGAATAATGAATGCAAACAAGAAGATAAAAGTCTTCATATGCCTTTCCTGCTTGTGAAGTCGCTTTGGATCGTGCCGCGCCCGGTACGTCTTGACCCTCTGCGCGTTAATGTTCTTGAAATAGCAGAGAGGCGACCGTTCCGCCAGGGTTTGAAGGGCGATGTCCTGGACGTTGCCTTTCTCCTGGGGACTCCGGAAGCGAGGGCGTCGGGGATCTCCCGGACTTCGGCAATGCCCCGGCGGCCTCCCCACGATCAAAGGCGATGGCGGGTCGCGAATTTTCTCAGGATACCCCTGCGGCCAGTTGGGGGCAATGTCCCCTTTCCGGGGAAGCGGGGCGGGGCAGAGCATTCTGGGCAAATTATTTGCGTGATCCTTGTGACAAAAATCCTCTGGCAAACGTATAGGGATAAAAGAGCTCCAGGCAATTTATGAACCACGATGACGAGACACAGCTTATCGAAGACATCCTTGATGGGGAGGCCGCCGCATACGCCGTGCTGGTCCGTCGTTACCAGTCGCCGATTCATGGACTCATGTCGCGCATGTGCCGCAATCCCGCAGATGCCAGCGACCTGACCCAGGAAGCCTTTGTCGTGGCGTACGAAAAACTCGAAAAATTCAAGGTTGGGGCGCGGTTTTTCCCCTGGCTTTACACGCTCAGTCTCAATATCGCGCGCGACCATCTCCGCAAGCAGGGGCGCGTGGAAATACCGGCGTCGGCGTTACATGATGGTTTCATGGAGAACATACAGGATGAAACAGCGGATGATGCTCTGATCGAAAAGATTGATAGTGAAAAGCTTTTCGCCGCAATGGAGGCTCTTGGCCTGGAGACCAGGGAAGTGTTGATCCTGCGTTACCAAGAGGGATTGTCCATTCAAGATATCGCGGATGCCCTGAAAATATCGGTGAGCGCTGTCAAAATGCGCATTTCCCGGGGGCTTGAACGATTGCGCGCAATGTTTGTGGTTCCCAGAGGCGGGCAAGAAGCATGAACAAGAAGCATGAGGAACAAGCGGCGCGGGACTTACAACGCTTGGCCGGCGCCATTGCCGGCCTGCCGCGCCCGGAAGTCCCGGAACGGCTTCTGCCGCAGATCATGGCCCGCATCGGGCCCAAGAAACCGTCTCTTTCGCGCCGAATCTGGAGATGGGTGCAGCGGTTGTCGCGTCGCGCCGCCATCCGGGGCGTCGCCATTGGCGGCCTGGCCGCTTTTGCCGTGGCCATGCTGCTCTGGTCGGCAGGCCCGTTCATGCGTCATGCGTCTCAACCCCCTTCGTCGTCTGTGAAGGGCTTGGCGTCGGAATCGACCGGATGGCGACTTGCCGGCGGCGGCGCCGGACAAGCAAAGGACGTCACTTTTGTGGCGCGTATCCCCGGCGCGCGGCAAGTGGCCGTGATCGGCTCCTTCAATGACTGGATGCCTGGGCGGCACGTCATGCACAAGGCCCCGGGAAGCGATGTC
This region includes:
- the rbbA gene encoding ribosome-associated ATPase/putative transporter RbbA, yielding MTPTGAVRLTGVGLRYGKVVALDAVDLDIPAGRMIGLIGPDGVGKSSLLALASGARRIQRGTVEVLGGDMADAKHRDAVCPRIAYMPQGLGKNLYMTLSVRENVDFFARLFGLGPRERRQRIDRLLLSTGLAPFGDRAAGKLSGGMKQKLGLCCALIHDPDLLLLDEPTTGVDPLSRRQFWRLIDGIRAGRPGMSVLVATAYMEEAQGFDWLAAMDAGRILATGTPAEMLSRTGAPDLDTAFIRLLPESRRQGHKRLVVPPLASREDEPPAIVAEGLTMRFGSFTAVDHVNFEIRRGEIFGFLGSNGCGKTTTMKMLTGLLPPTEGRALLFGKAVDTRDMATRKRVGYMTQSFSLYEELTVRHNLTLHAQLFQMPRAEIPARVGEMLTRFNLTAYADERPERLPLGIRQRLSLAVAVIHGPEMLILDEPTSGVDPVARDGFWELLVDLSRNQGVTIFVSTHFMNEGERCDRISLMHAGKVLASDAPATLARLRGKATLEEAFIDYLEEASGMTGPGSPDKADAAPLPQPEPEKAGPARIPGLSLMRLSAYAGREFREILRDPVRLLISLMGSVILLAILGYGITFDVENLHFAVLDRDQSPESRDYIRNFSGSRYFKELPPLADTRDMDRRMATGDLSVALEIPPDFGRDVRRGRKATIGVWVDGAMPFRGETIRGYVEGVHGLYLANLARQSGAASAQAASGVQVRYRYNQDFKSLYAMVPAVIPLLLVFIPAIMTALGVVREKELGSIVNLYVTPVTRVEFLLGKQLPYAAVSMVSFFGMCALAVFAFHVPVKGSFAALTLTGLAFVMVTTGIGLLVSAFTRTQIAALAVAAITTLLATITFSGLTTPVAALQGPGAFIGTVYPATYFLNISRGIFTKALSLRDLMPDFLVLCAYVPALTGVSVWLLPKQEK
- a CDS encoding HlyD family secretion protein → MSQKKSQRWLVFLLLPLLAAGGVFTWYKLKPRDLAGAFAVGNGRIEATEVDIATKLAGRLTAVTVREGDDVTVGQVLARIDTKVLDADLREAQAAILQAAHKKASAAASVAQRQNEIAAAEALVAQRASQLQLAEIELRRTKVLHTGGIVAREKLDVDQTARETSNALLEAAKAQLFAAKSALEAAAAGVEEAQAAIEAARAKAETIRADIADCTLTAPIDGRVLYRLAEPGEVLGVGGHVVTLLDLADVYMTLFLPTSQVGRTALDAEARIVLDARPDLSIPGRVTFVSPQAQFTPKAVETRTEREKLMFRIKINILPELLRRYAKLVKTGLPGVAYVRLDPAAPWPREVPPVVKVREPAP
- a CDS encoding RNA polymerase sigma factor encodes the protein MNHDDETQLIEDILDGEAAAYAVLVRRYQSPIHGLMSRMCRNPADASDLTQEAFVVAYEKLEKFKVGARFFPWLYTLSLNIARDHLRKQGRVEIPASALHDGFMENIQDETADDALIEKIDSEKLFAAMEALGLETREVLILRYQEGLSIQDIADALKISVSAVKMRISRGLERLRAMFVVPRGGQEA
- a CDS encoding glycogen-binding domain-containing protein — protein: MNKKHEEQAARDLQRLAGAIAGLPRPEVPERLLPQIMARIGPKKPSLSRRIWRWVQRLSRRAAIRGVAIGGLAAFAVAMLLWSAGPFMRHASQPPSSSVKGLASESTGWRLAGGGAGQAKDVTFVARIPGARQVAVIGSFNDWMPGRHVMHKAPGSDVFTLTVHLPAGRYVYAFLVDGTILKPDSSALLQEDDGFGHTNSVLIIEDDNGRQQAGGRHARPL